ATCCTGTGGCTGGGCGTGTACCCCAAGCCGGTCCTGGACCGCATGGCCCCCGCGGCCGAGGCGGTGATCTCTACGGTCGCGCGCGGCGCGGCCGTGCAGACCGACGAGCCCGTGGCCGTGGCCGACCCCCGCAATCCGTAGCCGAACGCCGACATGCTCATCGAACTCATCCAGCTCGGCCGCGGCGCTACGTTGGACCTGGCCCGCCAGCCGGACTACTTCCGGGCGCTGCTGCCGGAGATCGTGCTCACGCTGGGCGCCATGCTGGTGCTGCTCGCCGACGTGCTGCAGAAGGGCAACCGCTCGCAGCCGTCGCGCCCGTGGGTGCCGTGGCTGACGGTGGCCGTGATCCTCGCCACCGCCGTCGCGAACTTCTTCCTGCTCGGCGTGACCGACGTCTCCACCACGGGCCTGGTGGCGGTGGACGGCTTCCGCGTCTTCATCAACTTCGTCTTCCTGATCTCGGCCCTGCTCTCGGTCGCCATCTCGGTGGGCTACCTGGACCAGCGCGGCATGAACCGGGGCGAGTTCTACGCGCTGCTGCTGTTCGCCACGCTGGGCATGATGCTGATGGGCGCCGCGCGGGACCTGATGATGGTTTTCGTGGGGCTGGAGCTGATGTCCATCTCCATCTACGTGCTGGTCGGCTTCGACCGGGCGGACCCGCGCAGCGCCGAGGCGTCGCTCAAGTACTTCCTGCTGGGCGCCTTCTCCAGCGGCTTCTTCCTGTACGGCATCGCCCTGCTGTTCGGCAGCGTGGGCAGCACGCACCTGCCCGCCATCGCCTCGGCCCTGGCCGACGGCTCGCGGGGCACGGACCTGATGCTGCTGGCGGGCGTGGCGCTCACCATGGTGGGCTTCGCCTTCAAGGTCGCCGCCATCCCGTTCCACATGTGGACGCCGGACGCGTACGACGGCGCCCCCACGCCCGTGACGGCGCTGATGTCCACCGGCGTGAAGGCGGCGGCGTTCGCCTCCTTCATCCGCGTCTTCGTGCTGGCGCTGATCGGCGTCTCGCCGCAGTGGGCGAACGCGGTGTGGTGGCTGGCGGCGCTCACGATGGTCATTGCGAACCTCGTGGCGGTCACGCAGGGCAGCGTGAAGCGGATGCTGGCGTACTCGTCCATCGCGCACGCGGGCTACCTGCTCGTGGCCGTGCTGGCGGCGAACGACGACGGCGCCTCGGCGTTCCTCTTCTACCTGCTCGCGTACACGGTCACCACCATCGGCGCGTTCGGCATCGTGACGGCCAACGCGCGCGACGGGATGGAGCGGGTGACGCTGGAGGACTACGCGGGCTTCGGCTGGCAGCAGCCGCTGCTGGGCGGCCTGTTCTCCATCTTCCTGCTCTCGC
This genomic interval from Longimicrobiaceae bacterium contains the following:
- a CDS encoding NADH-quinone oxidoreductase subunit N, whose product is MLIELIQLGRGATLDLARQPDYFRALLPEIVLTLGAMLVLLADVLQKGNRSQPSRPWVPWLTVAVILATAVANFFLLGVTDVSTTGLVAVDGFRVFINFVFLISALLSVAISVGYLDQRGMNRGEFYALLLFATLGMMLMGAARDLMMVFVGLELMSISIYVLVGFDRADPRSAEASLKYFLLGAFSSGFFLYGIALLFGSVGSTHLPAIASALADGSRGTDLMLLAGVALTMVGFAFKVAAIPFHMWTPDAYDGAPTPVTALMSTGVKAAAFASFIRVFVLALIGVSPQWANAVWWLAALTMVIANLVAVTQGSVKRMLAYSSIAHAGYLLVAVLAANDDGASAFLFYLLAYTVTTIGAFGIVTANARDGMERVTLEDYAGFGWQQPLLGGLFSIFLLS